One window of Neptuniibacter halophilus genomic DNA carries:
- the rsmD gene encoding 16S rRNA (guanine(966)-N(2))-methyltransferase RsmD, with the protein MGRKNPPRRQTGNRPLASSYLRIIAGQWRGRKLEFIPEEGLRPTPDRVRETLFNWIQTAVPGAQCLDLFSGSGALGLEALSRDAGSATFIDLNSTTTRKLQDNLHLLKCQNADVIQADVVQWLNSRQTDLEPRYDLVFMDPPFRKGLVAPCCELLEQRNMLSANALIYVETESELGDPGVPAGWQELRQKKAGQVTYRLYSREG; encoded by the coding sequence ATGGGCCGCAAAAATCCCCCACGCAGACAAACCGGCAACCGACCGTTAGCCAGCTCGTATCTACGTATCATCGCGGGTCAATGGCGTGGGCGGAAGCTGGAATTTATTCCGGAAGAGGGCCTGCGCCCGACCCCCGACCGGGTCAGGGAAACCCTGTTCAACTGGATTCAGACAGCCGTTCCGGGTGCCCAATGTCTGGATCTGTTCAGCGGCAGTGGTGCACTGGGGCTGGAGGCCCTCTCGCGCGATGCGGGCAGTGCTACCTTTATCGATCTGAACAGCACCACCACGCGAAAACTGCAGGACAATCTGCACCTGCTGAAATGCCAGAATGCCGATGTCATTCAGGCCGATGTTGTGCAGTGGCTGAACAGTCGCCAGACCGATCTTGAGCCACGTTATGATCTGGTCTTTATGGACCCGCCGTTCCGCAAGGGACTGGTCGCCCCTTGCTGTGAGCTGCTGGAACAGCGGAACATGCTGTCAGCCAATGCGCTGATCTATGTGGAAACGGAATCAGAACTGGGTGATCCCGGCGTACCGGCAGGCTGGCAGGAACTACGGCAGAAAAAAGCCGGTCAGGTCACCTACCGGCTCTACAGTCGGGAAGGCTGA
- the ftsY gene encoding signal recognition particle-docking protein FtsY, producing the protein MFKKLKSIFGGAAEEEKKPQAQSQDVEQAELAEQPAEQNETAVAESAPVVAEETAVEPVTETAEEVQVGEAVAEADELPVEAPVVADVQVAAEVAPEPVEPAVVESPEVQPEPELTSVAPVEVKTETKEEKKGFFARIKSGLSKTKANLTEQLGNLFLGAKEIDDDLLEEIETLLLMADVGVEATTEIIERLTNKVARKELGDPQALQAALKEELAGLLHQSEQPLEIPVDKKPYVILMVGVNGVGKTTTIGKLAKRFQSEGKSVMLAAGDTFRAAAVEQLQVWGERNQVPVVAQHTGADSASVIFDALQSAQAKGIDVLIADTAGRLQNKDNLMQELEKVVRVAKKLSPEAPHEVMLVLDAGTGQNALSQAKIFKESVGVTGISLTKLDGTAKGGVIFAIAKQMDLPIRFIGVGEQIDDLRPFRSQEFVDALFD; encoded by the coding sequence ATGTTTAAAAAACTGAAATCGATATTCGGTGGTGCTGCGGAAGAAGAGAAAAAACCGCAGGCGCAGTCACAGGATGTCGAGCAGGCAGAGCTGGCCGAACAGCCGGCTGAGCAGAATGAAACCGCAGTAGCAGAATCTGCTCCGGTTGTGGCGGAAGAGACGGCGGTTGAACCGGTTACTGAAACGGCAGAGGAAGTTCAGGTCGGGGAAGCGGTTGCTGAGGCTGATGAGCTGCCTGTCGAAGCGCCTGTTGTGGCAGATGTACAGGTTGCTGCGGAGGTAGCTCCTGAACCTGTTGAACCTGCAGTTGTTGAAAGCCCGGAGGTTCAGCCTGAGCCCGAACTGACATCGGTTGCACCGGTTGAGGTTAAAACCGAAACCAAAGAGGAGAAGAAAGGCTTCTTCGCCCGGATCAAATCCGGCCTGAGCAAGACCAAGGCTAACCTCACCGAACAGTTGGGCAACCTGTTTCTGGGCGCTAAAGAGATCGATGACGATCTGCTGGAGGAGATAGAAACCCTGCTGCTGATGGCCGATGTGGGTGTTGAGGCGACCACCGAAATTATCGAACGCCTGACCAACAAAGTCGCGCGTAAAGAACTGGGCGACCCGCAGGCACTGCAGGCTGCTCTGAAAGAGGAACTGGCGGGTCTGCTGCACCAGTCTGAACAGCCGCTTGAGATTCCGGTCGATAAAAAGCCCTATGTGATCCTTATGGTGGGTGTTAACGGCGTCGGTAAAACCACGACGATCGGTAAGCTGGCGAAGCGCTTCCAGAGCGAAGGCAAATCGGTGATGCTGGCGGCGGGAGATACCTTCCGGGCTGCCGCCGTGGAACAGTTGCAGGTCTGGGGTGAGCGGAATCAGGTGCCGGTTGTGGCGCAGCATACAGGTGCTGATTCGGCTTCGGTTATTTTCGATGCTTTGCAGTCTGCGCAGGCCAAGGGGATCGATGTATTGATCGCTGATACCGCCGGGCGTCTGCAGAACAAAGATAACCTCATGCAGGAGCTCGAAAAGGTGGTGCGTGTGGCGAAGAAACTGTCACCTGAGGCTCCCCATGAAGTGATGCTGGTACTGGATGCCGGCACCGGTCAGAATGCACTGAGTCAGGCGAAAATCTTCAAAGAAAGTGTCGGTGTAACCGGCATCAGCCTGACTAAGCTGGACGGTACTGCGAAAGGCGGGGTGATCTTTGCGATCGCCAAACAGATGGATCTGCCCATCCGCTTTATCGGTGTTGGTGAGCAGATTGATGATCTCCGCCCGTTCCGCTCCCAGGAGTTTGTCGACGCCCTGTTTGACTGA
- the ftsE gene encoding cell division ATP-binding protein FtsE: protein MISFENVSKRYPEGHDALRDVSFFLQRGEMAFLTGHSGAGKSTLLKLIMLMERPSRGQVMVANQDLASFSHDDIPYHRRRIGVVFQNHQLLFDRSVFANVALPLQISGYEQDDIGKRVRAALDKVGLLSKEKLNPIALSTGEQQRIGIARAIVHKPQLLLADEPTGNLDPTLSAEIMSLFMEFNRHGTTVLIASHDLALISRTGHRTLILDQGRLLRDG, encoded by the coding sequence ATGATCAGCTTTGAAAACGTCAGCAAGCGTTATCCCGAAGGGCATGATGCCCTGCGTGATGTCAGCTTTTTCCTGCAACGTGGTGAAATGGCGTTTCTGACCGGCCACTCCGGTGCCGGTAAAAGTACCCTGCTGAAACTGATTATGCTGATGGAACGTCCCAGTCGCGGTCAGGTGATGGTGGCGAATCAGGATCTGGCCAGTTTTAGTCACGATGATATTCCCTACCACCGTCGCCGCATCGGTGTGGTGTTTCAGAATCATCAGTTACTGTTCGACCGCAGTGTGTTTGCCAATGTGGCTCTGCCACTGCAGATCTCCGGTTATGAACAGGACGATATCGGTAAGCGGGTCAGGGCCGCGCTGGATAAGGTGGGTCTGCTGAGCAAAGAAAAGCTCAATCCGATTGCGCTCTCTACCGGTGAACAGCAGCGGATCGGCATTGCCCGGGCAATTGTACACAAGCCTCAACTGCTGCTGGCGGATGAGCCAACCGGTAACCTTGACCCGACCCTCTCGGCCGAGATTATGAGCCTGTTTATGGAGTTTAACCGGCACGGCACCACGGTACTGATTGCCAGTCACGATCTGGCGCTGATTTCACGTACCGGCCACCGTACATTGATTCTTGATCAGGGGAGGTTGCTGCGCGATGGCTAA
- the ftsX gene encoding permease-like cell division protein FtsX, translating to MAKQEPVKRGAERQQRPVAPQQPSPAQSKGAARHKVDLAAQSRSWIRHHKQTAREALLRLKATPLPTLMTLAVLAIALALPGLMFVGLKNIHQLSGEWKGDPRISLYLDKKLSEAEAETFSQRLLLREDLAAVELVSKAQGLHEFQQISGLADVLEFLDDNPLPAVVVVQPRDGSKLKLSTLQQELAGLPGVEQAVLDMVWVERLASFVQLANRVVLVLGALLALSVLLVVGNTIRLFIENRKDEIQVAKLVGATDAWVRRPFIYTGFWFGLLGALSAWLLVQSSLLLISRPVAELAGLYQSGFDLQGLGFGDSLVLLLVGILLGLFGAKLAVGRHLREIEPQ from the coding sequence ATGGCTAAGCAGGAACCGGTTAAACGCGGTGCTGAAAGACAACAGCGCCCGGTTGCACCTCAACAACCCTCCCCCGCACAGAGCAAAGGCGCGGCGCGGCATAAGGTTGATCTGGCGGCCCAGAGCCGAAGCTGGATACGGCATCACAAACAAACTGCACGGGAAGCCCTGTTGCGCCTCAAAGCGACGCCGCTGCCAACGCTGATGACGCTGGCGGTGCTGGCGATTGCACTGGCCCTTCCGGGGCTGATGTTTGTTGGCCTGAAAAATATTCATCAACTCAGCGGTGAATGGAAAGGTGACCCCCGCATCTCCCTCTATCTGGATAAAAAACTCTCCGAGGCGGAGGCAGAAACCTTCAGTCAGCGTTTGCTGTTGCGCGAGGATCTGGCTGCAGTGGAACTGGTGAGTAAGGCTCAGGGACTGCATGAGTTTCAGCAGATCTCGGGGTTGGCTGATGTGCTGGAATTTCTCGATGATAACCCGCTGCCGGCAGTGGTAGTGGTACAGCCGCGCGATGGCAGTAAGCTCAAACTGAGTACTCTGCAGCAGGAGCTGGCAGGGTTACCCGGCGTTGAACAGGCGGTACTGGATATGGTCTGGGTCGAACGGCTGGCGTCTTTTGTGCAACTGGCTAACCGGGTGGTACTGGTCTTAGGCGCGTTGCTGGCGCTCTCTGTATTGCTGGTGGTGGGTAACACGATTCGTCTGTTTATTGAGAACCGTAAAGATGAAATTCAGGTCGCGAAGCTGGTCGGGGCAACGGATGCCTGGGTGCGCCGGCCGTTTATCTACACCGGCTTCTGGTTTGGTTTGCTGGGGGCGCTGAGTGCCTGGTTACTGGTGCAGAGCAGTTTGCTGCTGATCAGCCGGCCGGTGGCCGAGCTGGCGGGGCTTTATCAGAGCGGTTTTGATCTTCAGGGGCTGGGCTTTGGCGACAGTCTGGTGCTTCTGCTGGTGGGCATACTGCTTGGCCTGTTCGGCGCCAAACTGGCTGTGGGCCGGCATCTGCGGGAGATCGAGCCGCAGTAG
- the rpoH gene encoding RNA polymerase sigma factor RpoH, translating into MGTSLQVVENLSPGQNLDAYVQTVTAIPVLSVEEERSLAERLHYEGDVEAARQLVMSHLRFVVHVAKTYSGYGLPLGDLIQEGNVGLMKAVKRFDPTMGVRLVSFAVHWVKAEMHEFILRNWRIVKVATTKAQRKLFFNLRSKKKALGWMTNDEVNAIAEDLGVEAKTVRQMEGRMASVDTAFDAPEGADDEQAAWAPAHYLEDKSADPSLLLEDANWEEDAQRRLMGAMAELDDRSKDILARRWLTDDKATLHELAAEYGVSAERIRQLEKNAMKKIRVTMEA; encoded by the coding sequence ATGGGCACTAGCTTACAAGTTGTTGAAAACCTTTCTCCTGGCCAGAACCTGGATGCGTATGTTCAGACAGTAACAGCGATTCCGGTCCTGAGTGTTGAAGAGGAACGTTCTCTGGCTGAGCGGCTGCATTATGAGGGAGACGTAGAGGCTGCCCGTCAGCTTGTTATGTCACACCTGCGCTTCGTTGTGCACGTGGCTAAAACTTACTCCGGCTACGGCCTGCCACTGGGCGATCTGATTCAGGAAGGCAATGTGGGTCTGATGAAAGCGGTAAAACGTTTCGATCCGACCATGGGTGTACGTCTGGTTTCTTTTGCGGTGCACTGGGTAAAAGCCGAGATGCACGAGTTTATCCTGCGTAACTGGCGTATCGTTAAAGTAGCGACCACCAAAGCGCAGCGTAAGCTGTTCTTTAACCTGCGTTCCAAGAAGAAGGCACTGGGCTGGATGACCAATGATGAGGTCAATGCCATTGCTGAGGACTTGGGCGTAGAAGCTAAAACCGTACGTCAGATGGAAGGCCGTATGGCTTCCGTGGATACGGCGTTTGATGCACCTGAAGGTGCGGATGACGAGCAGGCTGCCTGGGCGCCGGCGCACTATCTTGAAGATAAAAGCGCTGACCCGTCGCTGCTGCTGGAAGATGCAAACTGGGAAGAAGACGCCCAGCGTCGTCTGATGGGGGCCATGGCCGAACTGGACGACCGCAGCAAGGATATTCTGGCTCGCCGCTGGCTGACCGACGACAAAGCAACCCTGCATGAGCTGGCCGCTGAATATGGCGTCTCTGCAGAGCGAATCCGTCAGTTGGAAAAAAACGCCATGAAAAAGATCCGGGTGACCATGGAGGCCTGA